The sequence CCATGATTgaagactacacacacaccaaccccccTAGAGTACAGGCCATACACATGACACCCATCCGTGACCTGGACAGAGCACATGACTGGCGCCTCGTTTCTGCTCATTAGCCAGGGCAGAAATGAGAGGAATCAGCAGTAGTAGGCTACTGTCCACGCTGGAACACTACAGGGAAGAATGGAAGGTTTTGTTCAGTTTCCTCTCCTGCTCATCTGCCTTCTGAATACAGTTGAAGCACACTTGCCTTTTTGAGAATGTAGGAAACGTTCATCACATGGCTCCCATGAAATCCTGTTCTCTAGGTCTGGGGAGTGTTTACATTAGTGAAAGGGGATAATGTAAGCTTTTAACATGTACAAAAAGTCCCCTGTCCCAGCTACATTATCCCTCTCATAATGTATTTCCTGTAAGGTTGAATGATGGTCCAACCTGTGTTTATGTCCCCAGGTTGTAGAAGGAATCCCCCTGAAGAATGGAGAGTGGCTGAAGTACAGAATGAACAGTGAGACATTCTCCTGTGTTTCATGTCTTCTTGTTTGTCATTTTGAAGGAATTAACTGGTCAGTTACTCCCAGCACATTGAGATCTCTAGTAAAGCACTATGCCAATGTATTTCATTAACATATAAGTCATGTAAGGAAAGACCCTTTGGTTGAAGAACTTCCTGTGTATTAACCCTGCATGTCTCCTCTGCCACCACCAGCCCTCCATGCCTTTGTGCTGACGGTGGCTGCCCTGGGGGCTGCAGTCCATCAGGGGGTGGACCTCGGCTACATCCACAGCCACTTCCTCCAGCTGGCTGTGTCTTCcctgctcttctctgtcctgctcAGTGTCTATCTGTACGTCCGCTCTCGCTGGgcaccccaggaccagctggccCCTGGAGGAAACTCTGGtgagtgggtgtgtttgtgtagttaTCACTGGTAGAGAAAAGCTTCTACAATCTAGGCCTGATTTATTACATGACATCGGTATATTATGGCATGGGCCAGCATAAGGTTAAGGGCAAAGATTACTGTACTGCCTATTGGCATGATGCCTCCCAAATGGGTAACGTAATATGATTAATCTGCTCTTCTCACCTCAGGGAGTGTGATTTATGACTTCTTCATGGGAAGTGAACTCAACCCCCGGATCAAGGGCTTTGATCTCAAATACTTCTGTGAGCTGCGCCCAGGATTGATGGGTTGGGTAAGTTTAGTGTACCTAAACATGTTTCCATTTAGAGTACTTTTCAGCTGTATATTAGCCATTTAGTGTAGATTAAGCTGTTTTTATTTCCTCACACACAACTGCAAAAAAAAACAAGCTCAGTGTTCAGTTTCCCATTATGTGTTAAATGTGAACAACACAGAATAAATCCTAAAATCATACTACAGTACATTTCAGCGCTAGTTTGTCTGAGgtgcactatacatacacaagtatgtggatacccctttaaatgagtggattctgctatttcagccacacccgttgctgacaggtacagtactcattcaagggttttcctcttttttttaaccatttagtACATTGTattataacaataataataatagtgaagacattaaaactatgaaataacacaaaccatgtagtaaccaaaaaagtgttaaacaaatcaaaatatatatttgagattcttcaaagtagccaccctttgccttgatgatagctttgcacactcttgttctctcaaccagcttcatgaagtagtcacctggaatgtagaaaatagtaaaaaaaaaaggaaaacccttgaatgagttggtgtgtccaaacttttgcaaTCTACATagacagacaaacattggcagtagaatggccttactgaagagctcagtgacttaacATGGcagcgtcataggatgccacctttccaacaagtcagtttgtcaaatgtctgccctgctagcgatgccccggttaactgtaagtgctgttattgataagtggaaacgtctaggagcaacagcggccacacaagctcacacactaTAGAAGCTCACTGTAGTGTGttaaactgcccctggaagcaatgtcagcacaagaactgctcCTCTGGAACTTCATGAAATATGTtgtcatggccgagcagccgcacacaagcctaagatcaccatgcgcaatgccaagtgtcgactggagtggtgtaaagcgctacctgccccaatgcatagtgccaactataacTTTTGATGCAGgctgaataatggtctggggcttttTTTGGTTTGGACTAAGCCCGttacttccagtgaagggaaatcttaacgctacagcatacaatgacattctagaccattctgtgcttccaactttggcaacagtttggggaaggccctttcttgtttcagcatctcaatgcccctgtgcacaaagcgaggtccatacagaaatggtttgttgagatcggtgtggaagaacttgactggtctgtatagagccctgacctcaaccccatgtaacacctttgggattaattgaaacaccgactgcgagccaggcctaattggccaatatcagtgcctgacctcactaatgctcttgttgctgaatggaagcaagtccccgcagcaatgttccaacatctagtggacagccttcccagaagagctgttatagcagcaaagggggaccaactgcatattaatgcccatgatttggaaaagtgatgttcgatgagcaggtgtccacatacctttggtcatgtagtgtatggaTTGTTTTGCTGTCTGTTTAATCAGGCTTGTGACGTCTGTGTTCTGTCCAGCTGGTGATCAACGCTGCCATGGCTCTGGCTGAGATGAAACTCCATAACCTGGACTACCCTTCACCAGCCATGATCCTGGTCAACTGCTTCCACCTGTTCTATGTGCTTGATGCCTACTGGCATGAGGTACAGAAACTAATGTTTTATTTGGTCTCTATTTATTTGGTTGTAGGATGTAATCTAATGGTTGACTGTTACTCCCCAGGAGGCTGTCCTGGGCTATATGGATACAACCCATGCTGGATTTGGCTTCATGCTGGTGTTTGGAGACTTGATGTGGGTTCCCTTCACCTTCAGTCTCCAGTCCTACTACCTGGTTTACCACCCCAGCCACCTCTCTCTGCCCTGGATCGTAGGCATCGTTACTCTCAATGGTTAGTCAGTACTGGGATTTTTTTCGTTTGGGCATTTGGCATACGTTTATATAAATCCTACATGTAATCTGTAATATACTTTTTGTTGTATGAGTAACAGTAGGATGTTGTCTTCACGTGTTAGTCATTGGATTTAGCATCTTCCGTAAAGCAAACTCGCAGAAAAATGCCTTCAGAAGAAATCCTTCAGACCCTACATTATCCCGTAAGTCCTCAATCCCAGTACGTCTTATTCCTGTATAAACATTAACAGGCCACCTGCCTTGATGAAGTTATTCTCTGTCATGTTGTTGGACTCGCTGTAACGCTGTGTTTTCCAGATCTGAAGACCATCCCTACTGCCACGGGGAAGAGTCTCCTGGTGTCTGGTCTATGGGGGCTCGTCCGTCACCCCAACTACCTGGGTGACCTCATCATGGCTCTGGCATGGTCACTACCCTGTGGTGAGTGATGGCTACTTAGTTAGTCATAGCTGGTTAGTTACCAGGTGCTGGTTAATTTGTTTGATTTGTTTTTCTGAGCTGTGCTGACCATGCACCAGAAACAGACCAGTAAATCTACACGTCTTGATATGTGTGTAGTGATATGAGGAGACGCtgaagtgtgtgttgtctgtggtcGTCCTGTAGGGTTCACCCACATCCTGCCATACTTCTATGTGATCTACCTAACCACCCTGCTGGTCCACCGGGAGGCCCGGGATGAGGCCCAGTGCAGGAGGAAGTACGGCTCGGCGTGGGACGACTACTGCCGAGAGGTCCGCTACCGCATCATCCCCAGAGTCTATTGAAACCTTCGCCACCCCGACCTCCAACCAACTCCACGGCCTCCAATTCTGCAAGCTCACAACTCAGCGCATGGCTACATGAGTTTGTAAACAACCAGTTGTTTGGAAATGAGAATTTAAAGACATTGGGACACTTGAATTTCAAAAAGGGAGAAGCTTGATTCTTGGAAGTTCTGCAGGAGCAGCTTTCTTTGAAGTGTGATGGTTTTATGAAGGTACACTAATTAGCTGGCTGAATTTGATTAATGCCCTTTAAGAGCGAAAAGGTTTCAAAATTGAAGAAAGAAGAAGCCTCAGTCTGTGGAAGggatgtatatatttttgtacataattatttgtatttgttttaaacTTTAAGATGCCTGTTAACATTGCATATTTGATCTGTTTTTAAGTTTTCACTCCCATATCTAATTACAATATTTGCTTGGCTTTAATTTTGAAGTATTTTGTAATGATACCTTTGGTATACATTGCTTTTTGTGTATATTGTCAATGATGGGATTTAAATGCTCTTTTTATCTGTACAGTTAAAATGGGATTAACGATCTTCCTCAGGACTACAACATTCACAAAATAGCATTTAGACATATTTTTATATAGAGCTGTAGCCTAGTGTTAACTGAgtgtaaaataaaaagtatttggttgtttTAAATGCACTATGAAAGATTGTATTTTATACCAAAAGTCTATGATTTGACTTTGCTTACTCTGGTTCACTGTCAAATTCCTCCCCAGTCTTCTGGATCGTAGTATTGTTTAGCTCCTGTTATAGTCAGTCCCCTTTCCAGAGGGAAGACAACCAGTCTGTTGATCAAATCCACAGTATCTTATTTAAAACCATTACCATCTGCAAGGGCACTTAGACAGTATCCATGTTAAGCACCTTAAGTTATTCAAGACCTTACTTTTCAAAAAAGGCATCACAACCATATTTTTCATTTAGTGTTCAATTTTTAGTTTGTCACGGTGAAAACAGTCATACTTTCTGTACGTGCAATGAATGCTGTGTCGTGTGGTAACCACCTGGCAACGGTGTTTAATCCTGTGCAAGTATTTTCTGACCCAGCTGTAGATGAGCAGTATAGCAGCAATAGAATAACTAGAATAGGTTGCATTTTATGCAACTGAATGCAATGTAAATACTAGATTTCTTTGTTTTATTTTAAGTACAAAATATACAAGTGATGTTAGATCTTGTTTTACAATAGATATTTAAAGCTGCATTTGATTTAAACTGTTAATTGCCTAAATTACCACTAGCCATTTTTGTTTACAGCTAGATCTGCTGTTCTCTAGACAATATTACCATGTAATCTTAGAACATAACTTGTGATTTGTCTAACTATTTGTCATTGAGACCCATTCTGTATTCAACCTTTGTTTTGACTGATGGGACTGGCAACAATTTCCTGTTTGGGTCAGCTGTCTGTTTGTTGAAGCTAAAACAAGTTGGCTGTAACTAGGACAGTGGAAGAAGACCCAATGTTCATGATTTGTTCAATGTCCGTCTCCAACGGAAAATGTGACAATGGCTGGAAATCTCGCCTTGTACAAAGGTTTTGGAAAAAAATAAAGGTTTACACTTACAGTATCCATGTTATTCAGACATGTCTAACGATTCAAAACACAATGCACTGAGACTCCTAGAAAGAGCAGACAAGTGAAACAATGGAAGGTCAAGCAAACAATTCAACACTTCTGCGATGCAGCCAGAGGTCAGAGGATGGGGCTGGCTGCTGCTGCAGATCTGAACAGGACTAGAGATCATCCCCCAGCCCCCTGCTGCAGACACATAATCAATTTGAGATGCTCTAATTCATGTGACCCTTCACACTGACTGCAGTGTGAAGGGTAGATCCCCAAAATAATGTGTCTGTTTTGCTCTCAGCACATGTCACCAGAGAGATGTGAAAGTCTTCTCTGCAGGTGTTTGGTAGCCTGGTCTAACGTCTCTTactcttgccaactccattgctCATTGTCAAGCCCAAGGAGTTTGCATGATAGTAATCAGAATGGCACTCGGGCTAGGTTGTTTGGTTATACTGTACCTTATTTCTATTCTCACGAGCAGATAATGTATTGCTGCAGCACTTCTACATAATACCTTTCACTTTTTCCAATTTCCAAGTTTGAATATTGTATAACAATAGTCCAGTTACAGGTTTTGGAGCATCGTTTTGAATCCGAGATATTAAAAGGTTTTCATTGAGACTATACATTGTATAATCCTGCCTGTGAGCATAGTCCTCCTCACCTTGCTCCCCAGCAGGGCTGAATCATCGCTTTGGTGAAGGGTACAAGCGGGCAACATTTGAACTCTTGCAGTAAAGCAACGGAATAGGAAGCAGTGGTGGTCTCAGGACTAAAGTTTAGCAGATCAGCTCCCCTACCCAGTAGTCTACCCTGCAGTcagcctctgtctctactctaggCTCTCTTCCACCCCTCACAGTTCTGCCACAGACACCATCCCAACATCTAGCTAAGGTCAAGAAACAAACAAGGTCACTGACATGGGGTAGCAAAGAGTTCAGGAAGTAACCGGAGAGATAAACATTTTGTACTTAGTAAAGCACCGGATTTACTTTTTGCTAGGTTTAATACTGTCTGCAATCTTTCCTTTTTAGTGGTATATTTCCATACCAGATCCTAGGATTGTAGAGCGATCATTATGGTATGTTAATGAGCCTATAAATAATTTGGACAATTCTATTTGAATAATTGCATGAACGTAGAGAATGGGATGGTAATGGAATCACATAAACAGCACTGGTAAGCACCTGTAAAGTACTATCCCCTTTTTAAACTTTAAACCTACCTTGCATTATGGTAAAGGATATGTGCAGTCTTGCCATAAGGCCAATGCATGAGGAAGATGTGTGTATTGTCCTTGCAGACATCCTTCGAGTCCAAGTCGACCTGACCTGTACTCTTAGACGTAATTCTATTGCCAAAGCTAATTCCTATGGAATACCATTCCCACCATCAATTTTATGTCAATACTATCTCAAAATGTTGAGATATGTAAGTCAAAAGATCATATAGGTTATGTTTCTTCATTTGTGGCGATTTCCATATATCCACGTTGCAGAGATCAATCAGCACAGCAGGCCCGCTGGAAAATGTGTGGCAAGCTGACATTTGCCTCagcactttttttttctttcatacCAAATACTGACACAAAAGCATGGAAAAGAGGGACAATACTGTTATTTTTATTGGTATTTACACATTACAGTGTAAACAATGGTTGAAATAATATATTGCACTTCGTTTTATACttaataaggcacgagggggtgtggtatatgttcaatataccacggctaagggctgtgcttATGCACACGCATTGCGGAGtgctggacacagcccttagccgtggtatattggccatatatcacaatcccccgaggttccttattgctataataaactggttaccaatgtaacaagagcagtaaaaataaatgtttaaaaaaattaacggctgtcagccaatcagcatccagttTATAAATTAAAATATAACATGGAAACATGTTTTTTAGAAGCTGGATTGTATATGCCCATACACAAATATTAAATAATACTTTAATTGATCTACTAGTGTTTCATATTAACCTGACTTATAATTGTTCTATTCATTTAGAAGACTAACTGTGTTTTTGTTTTACTTTGTTTTAATGTATGTTTTGTTGAAATACAAAACTAGTACAGGCAGTTTACCGTGGAGTACGTTGAAATTGCAGTGTCTCTACGTAAGTAAACATTTGTCCGAAGAAGTATATTTTATTTCTCTAATTTACTTAAAGTGTAAAATGTCTTTAATCCACACAAAATGAGGAGAAGAGGGCATTTTCCACCGAAGTAAAATCAACCTTCTTGCCAACAAACTCAAAAAGGCTATAAAGTCAGATTTATAATTTGCCAGTATCAAAGTATCTGGTATTACCCCAAATAATGTTATGGCAGTAGGAACAAAAAGCGCCTGTGATACTTTAGATATGGTATAAAAAAGGGCAGACCAATAGTTATGTAGAGGAGGTGCTGACTGACACCTGTCACAAACAGGGTCAACGTCAGGATAGATCTTAGAGAGTCTGAGTTTAGTCCAATGAGTGCGGTGGAGGATTTTGCATTGGATTAAACCATGTTTGGCACAAATAGAAGAGGAGTGGACACGGTGCAGAATATCTTCCCGTGTCATCAGTAAACTCATCACCTAGACCTTGTTCCCATAACATTGTAATAGCTGTGAATGAAGGATTGTGAAGAGAGTACGTTTGATCATAGCTATAAGAGATAATACC is a genomic window of Oncorhynchus kisutch isolate 150728-3 linkage group LG21, Okis_V2, whole genome shotgun sequence containing:
- the LOC109866178 gene encoding delta(14)-sterol reductase LBR translates to MRMPGTRFQSGDMVMGRWPGSSLFYEVKVLSYDAKIQLYTVVYKDGTELELREADMKNPTGFKPSRRSRSRSPSRRRSRSRSPARTTRRSSSRTFATETPAARKEPKMKEVLEIRLSPVARPVENNGHKHENKENDTADKVNEKPAEAEQEKVLESRYNLRRRKDDGDAKPAEQTEEEAEPKPAAATAPITTELEFGGRLGVSCMMLFLPVAVLGLMVVCSQEDASLMSPPPLPALDSLLDPHVFGMVVLWFLFQALLYVLPVGKVVEGIPLKNGEWLKYRMNTLHAFVLTVAALGAAVHQGVDLGYIHSHFLQLAVSSLLFSVLLSVYLYVRSRWAPQDQLAPGGNSGSVIYDFFMGSELNPRIKGFDLKYFCELRPGLMGWLVINAAMALAEMKLHNLDYPSPAMILVNCFHLFYVLDAYWHEEAVLGYMDTTHAGFGFMLVFGDLMWVPFTFSLQSYYLVYHPSHLSLPWIVGIVTLNVIGFSIFRKANSQKNAFRRNPSDPTLSHLKTIPTATGKSLLVSGLWGLVRHPNYLGDLIMALAWSLPCGFTHILPYFYVIYLTTLLVHREARDEAQCRRKYGSAWDDYCREVRYRIIPRVY